In one window of Henckelia pumila isolate YLH828 chromosome 1, ASM3356847v2, whole genome shotgun sequence DNA:
- the LOC140884476 gene encoding serine/threonine-protein kinase 52-like yields the protein MNNFRDMDSKTGEKDYLVSRIDKLANEGGALGCSKLRGVGSLSGKSVSSAGSITSKDMIFRADKIDLKSLDAQLEKHLSRVWSRSTELQGNQRPKEVWEIDPLKLRIRYLVAQGTYGTVYRGVYDDQDVAVKLLDWGQDGMATSAETAALRASFKQEVSVWQKLDHPNVTKFIGASMGTSQLTIPSKNPSEGNTTLPPRACCVVVEFLPGGTLKNFLFKNCTKKLPLKIVVQLALDLSRGLSYLHSKKIVHRDVKAENMLLDSQRRLKIADFGVARVEAQNPREMTGETGTLGYMAPEVLDGKPYNRKCDVYSFGICLWEIYCCDLPYSNLSFADVTTAVVKQNLRPEIPRCCPSSLVNIMKKCWDANPEKRPGMDEVVGLLEAIDTSKGGGMIPEDQAARCFCFAPTRGP from the exons ATGAACAATTTTCGAGATATGGATTCAAAAACTGGCGAAAAAGATTATCTTGTTTCGAGAATCGACAAATTGGCTAATGAGGGTGGAGCCTTGGGGTGCTCGAAATTGAGGGGCGTCGGGAGTTTGAGCGGTAAGTCCGTCAGTAGTGCTGGCAGCATCACCAgtaaagatatgatttttcggGCGGATAAGATCGATCTCAAAAGCTTAGATGCTCAACTTGAAAAGCATCTGAGTCGAGTTTGGTCAAGAAGCACGGAATTGCAGGGCAATCAGAGGCCGAAGGAAGTATGGGAGATCGATCCTTTGAAGCTGAGGATTCGGTATCTTGTTGCTCAGGGGACGTATGGCACCGTTTATCGGGGCGTTTATGATGATCAAGACGTTGCAG TGAAGCTGCTGGACTGGGGACAGGATGGCATGGCCACCTCTGCTGAAACCGCTGCTCTTCGAGCATCGTTTAAACAAGAGGTGTCTGTTTGGCAGAAGCTCGACCACCCAAATGTGACAAAA TTTATCGGTGCTTCAATGGGAACTTCACAACTTACGATTCCTTCTAAAAACCCTTCGGAAGGTAACACCACACTTCCACCGAGGGCGTGTTGTGTAGTTGTAGAATTTCTTCCTGGAGGAACATTGAAGAACTTCTTGTTCAAGAACTGTACCAAGAAGCTTCCCCTGAAAATTGTGGTCCAACTTGCTTTGGATCTATCGAGGGG ACTAAGTTATCTACATTCAAAAAAGATCGTGCATCGTGATGTTAAAGCTGAAAACATGCTGTTAGACTCTCAAAGAAGATTGAAAATCGCTGACTTTGGTGTCGCTCGTGTTGAAGCCCAAAATCCTAGAGAGATGACTGGCGAAACCGGAACCCTTGGCTATATGGCTCCAGAG GTACTCGATGGGAAACCCTATAACCGAAAGTGTGACGTTTATAGCTTTGGCATATGCTTATGGGAAATATATTGCTGTGATCTACCATACTCAAATCTTAGTTTTGCAGATGTTACAACGGCAGTCGTTAAACAG AATTTACGGCCAGAAATTCCACGGTGTTGCCCCAGTTCTCTCGTGAACATCATGAAAAAATGTTGGGACGCGAACCCAGAAAAAAGGCCCGGGATGGACGAGGTAGTTGGCTTGCTAGAGGCAATCGACACGAGCAAAGGAGGGGGGATGATACCCGAGGATCAAGCTGCGAGATGTTTTTGCTTCGCTCCAACTCGAGGACCatga